One window of the Mycobacterium sp. SVM_VP21 genome contains the following:
- a CDS encoding acetyl-CoA C-acetyltransferase — protein MPEAVIVSTARSPIGRAGKGSLVTMRPDDLAAQMVRAALDKVPALDPREIDDLMMGCGQPGGASGYNIGRVVSVLLGYDFLPGTTVNRYCSSSLQTTRMAFHAIKAGEGDAFISAGVETVSQFGIGAADGAPNSKNPLFNEGMARSEAAAAGATEWHDPRADGLLPDVYIAMGQTAENVVLHTGISREDQDHWGVRSQNRAEEAINSGFFAREISPVTLPDGTVVSTDDGPRAGTTYEKISQLKPVFRPNGTITAGNACPLNDGAAAVIITSDAKAKDLGLKPLARIVSTGVSGLSPEIMGLGPIEAVKKALANAKMSVSDIDLFEINEAFAVQVLGSARELGIDEDKLNVSGGAIALGHPFGMTGARITATLLNNLATHDKQFGVETMCVGGGQGMAMVVERLS, from the coding sequence GTGCCTGAAGCTGTAATCGTCTCAACTGCGCGTTCGCCGATCGGCCGGGCCGGTAAGGGATCCCTGGTCACCATGCGGCCCGACGACCTCGCCGCCCAGATGGTGCGCGCCGCCCTGGACAAGGTGCCCGCGCTGGACCCGCGCGAGATCGACGACCTGATGATGGGCTGTGGGCAGCCGGGCGGCGCCTCTGGCTACAACATCGGGCGCGTGGTCTCGGTGCTGCTCGGCTACGACTTCCTGCCCGGCACCACGGTGAACCGGTACTGCTCGTCGTCGCTGCAGACCACCCGGATGGCGTTCCACGCGATCAAGGCCGGCGAGGGTGACGCATTCATCTCCGCCGGTGTGGAGACCGTCTCGCAGTTCGGTATCGGTGCCGCCGACGGCGCCCCGAACAGCAAGAACCCGCTGTTCAACGAGGGAATGGCTCGCTCGGAGGCCGCCGCGGCCGGTGCCACCGAGTGGCACGACCCGCGCGCCGACGGCCTGCTGCCCGACGTCTACATCGCGATGGGCCAGACCGCCGAGAACGTGGTGCTGCACACCGGGATCAGCCGCGAGGACCAGGACCACTGGGGCGTGCGCAGCCAGAACCGCGCCGAAGAGGCCATCAACAGCGGCTTCTTCGCCCGGGAGATCTCGCCGGTCACGCTGCCCGACGGCACCGTGGTGAGCACCGACGACGGCCCGCGTGCCGGCACCACCTACGAGAAGATCAGCCAGCTGAAGCCGGTGTTCCGGCCCAACGGCACGATCACCGCCGGCAACGCCTGCCCGCTGAACGACGGCGCCGCCGCGGTGATCATCACCAGCGACGCCAAGGCCAAGGACCTGGGCCTCAAGCCGCTGGCCCGGATCGTGTCCACCGGGGTGTCGGGCCTGTCGCCGGAGATCATGGGCCTGGGCCCGATCGAGGCCGTCAAGAAGGCGCTGGCGAACGCCAAGATGTCGGTCTCCGACATCGACCTGTTCGAGATCAATGAGGCCTTCGCGGTGCAGGTGCTCGGCTCGGCTCGCGAGCTGGGCATCGACGAGGACAAGCTGAACGTGTCCGGCGGGGCGATCGCCCTGGGCCACCCGTTCGGTATGACCGGCGCCCGCATCACCGCCACCCTGCTGAACAACTTGGCGACCCACGACAAGCAGTTCGGCGTCGAGACCATGTGTGTCGGCGGCGGCCAGGGCATGGCCATGGTGGTCGAGCGGCTCTCCTAG
- a CDS encoding SGNH/GDSL hydrolase family protein, with protein sequence MAIGATRGSAVTLATAGVFAFGGTLYLGVRNLLAGQADRARQTIPKAWDLPPRADGLYGPDDTEVQPFRRGANVDLQLMVFGDSTATGYGCRSAAEVPGALIARALAERTGSRIRLSTKAIVGATSKGLAGQVDAMFVAGPPPDVAVIMIGANDVTALHSIAGSVQRLRAAVKRLRASGAVVIVGTCPKFGAISAIPRPLRWVAHARACQLARAQTLAVKAAGGIAVPFADFRAREFHDSPELLFAADQYHPSAAGYALAAGQMIPALCAVLDRPDSRVVASSG encoded by the coding sequence ATGGCGATCGGGGCAACGCGAGGTTCGGCGGTCACGCTGGCCACTGCGGGCGTGTTCGCTTTTGGCGGCACCCTCTATCTGGGTGTGCGCAATCTTCTGGCGGGCCAGGCCGACCGGGCCCGTCAGACGATCCCCAAGGCTTGGGATCTTCCACCGCGTGCTGACGGTTTATACGGTCCCGACGACACCGAAGTTCAGCCGTTTCGCCGCGGGGCGAATGTCGATCTGCAGCTGATGGTCTTCGGCGACTCCACCGCGACCGGCTACGGCTGCCGTTCGGCGGCAGAGGTACCCGGCGCGCTGATCGCCAGAGCACTGGCGGAGCGCACCGGATCGCGGATTCGGTTGAGCACTAAGGCAATTGTGGGTGCCACCTCCAAGGGCCTGGCCGGGCAGGTGGACGCGATGTTCGTCGCGGGTCCACCACCGGACGTTGCCGTGATCATGATCGGCGCCAATGACGTGACCGCACTGCACAGCATCGCCGGCTCGGTGCAGCGACTGCGCGCCGCGGTAAAGCGACTGCGCGCCAGCGGCGCGGTGGTGATCGTGGGCACCTGCCCCAAGTTCGGGGCGATCAGCGCGATACCGCGGCCGCTGCGCTGGGTCGCACACGCCCGGGCGTGCCAGCTGGCCCGGGCGCAGACCCTTGCGGTCAAAGCAGCTGGCGGTATTGCCGTGCCCTTCGCCGACTTCCGGGCCCGGGAGTTCCACGACAGTCCCGAACTGCTGTTCGCCGCGGACCAGTACCACCCGTCGGCGGCGGGTTACGCTCTGGCGGCGGGCCAAATGATCCCGGCCCTCTGCGCTGTGCTGGACCGGCCCGATTCCCGCGTAGTGGCCTCGTCGGGCTAG
- a CDS encoding alpha/beta hydrolase — protein sequence MTAPDTIPSSLRVRTRLYPSPRPYRYGRHDGLPVEVSEESTSVEGRMAWLAARATIRPVLSVGSYLPRMPWPFGLLDFAAKAMLPAPGTIRATIRLPRCKAQMVRAAGVLPADGTRRVVLYMHGGAFLTCGANTHGRLVTKLSKYADSPVLVVEYRMIPKYSIADAVDDCYDAYRWLRRQGYEPDQIVLAGDSAGGYLSLALAERLLDESEEEVPAAIVAMSPLLEIAKEAKKAHPNIHTGAMFPPKAFDALVELVEAAARRDRTHGSEVLEPLQHVRPGLPRTLIHVSGSEVLLHDARLGANVLAAAGVPVELRVWPGQIHVFQIAAPFVPEATRSLRQIGEYIREATG from the coding sequence ATGACCGCACCCGACACAATTCCCAGCTCGTTACGTGTTCGTACCCGCCTGTATCCCAGTCCGCGACCCTACCGTTACGGCCGTCATGACGGGCTGCCCGTCGAGGTTTCCGAGGAGTCGACCAGCGTCGAGGGCCGGATGGCGTGGCTGGCGGCCCGGGCCACCATTCGGCCGGTTCTCTCGGTCGGCAGCTACCTTCCGAGGATGCCGTGGCCGTTCGGATTGCTCGACTTCGCCGCGAAGGCGATGTTGCCGGCGCCGGGCACCATCCGCGCCACCATCCGGCTGCCGCGCTGCAAAGCCCAGATGGTGCGCGCTGCCGGTGTCCTGCCCGCCGACGGCACCCGTCGCGTCGTGCTCTACATGCACGGCGGGGCCTTTCTGACCTGTGGGGCCAACACCCACGGCCGGCTCGTCACCAAGCTGTCGAAGTATGCCGACAGTCCGGTCTTGGTGGTGGAGTACCGGATGATCCCGAAGTACTCCATCGCCGACGCGGTCGACGACTGTTACGACGCCTACCGTTGGCTGCGCCGTCAGGGGTACGAACCCGACCAGATCGTGCTGGCCGGCGATTCAGCCGGCGGCTATCTGTCGCTGGCGCTGGCCGAGCGACTGTTGGACGAAAGCGAGGAGGAAGTGCCGGCCGCCATCGTCGCGATGTCGCCGCTGCTAGAGATCGCCAAGGAAGCCAAGAAGGCACACCCCAATATCCATACCGGTGCGATGTTCCCGCCCAAGGCATTTGACGCGTTGGTGGAACTGGTCGAAGCGGCCGCCCGCCGCGACCGTACCCATGGCAGTGAAGTTCTCGAGCCGCTGCAGCATGTCCGGCCCGGGCTTCCGCGCACCCTGATCCACGTCTCCGGCTCCGAGGTGTTGCTGCACGACGCCCGGCTGGGGGCCAACGTGCTCGCGGCCGCCGGTGTACCGGTGGAGCTGCGGGTGTGGCCCGGCCAGATTCACGTCTTCCAGATCGCCGCCCCGTTCGTGCCGGAGGCCACCCGCTCGTTGCGCCAGATCGGCGAATACATCCGGGAAGCCACCGGTTGA
- a CDS encoding cystathionine beta-synthase, producing the protein MRIASHISELIGNTPLVELNSIVPPGAGRVVAKVEYLNPGASSKDRIAVKMIDAAEASGALKPGGTIVEPTSGNTGVGLALVAQRRGYKCVFVCPDKVSEDKQNVLRAYGAEVVVCPTAVPPDDPASYYSVSNRLVEEIEGAWKPDQYSNPAGPESHYETTGPEIWGDTDGQITHFVAGIGTGGTITGTGRYLKEVSEGRVQIIGADPEGSVYSGGTGRPYLVEGVGEDFWPAAYDPSIPDGIIAVSDADSFDMTRRLAREEALLVGGSCGMAVVAAVETAVKAGPDSLVVVLLPDGGRGYMSKLFNDSWMSSYGFLRSRLDGSTVQPTVADVLRAKSGVLPDLVHTHPAETLRDAIGILREYGVSQMPVVGAEPPVMAGEVAGSVSERDLLSAVFEGRAKLADAVSQHMGPPLPLIGSGEVVGVAATTLAEVDAVMVVEDGKPVGVITRHDLLGFLSDGPRRR; encoded by the coding sequence ATGCGGATAGCGAGCCACATCAGTGAACTCATCGGCAACACCCCACTCGTCGAGCTGAATTCGATCGTTCCCCCCGGCGCAGGCCGGGTGGTGGCCAAAGTCGAGTACCTCAACCCGGGTGCCAGTTCCAAGGACCGCATCGCGGTGAAGATGATCGACGCGGCCGAGGCCAGCGGCGCACTCAAGCCCGGCGGCACCATCGTCGAACCCACTTCCGGCAACACCGGTGTCGGCCTGGCGCTGGTGGCCCAGCGCCGCGGCTACAAGTGCGTGTTCGTCTGCCCGGACAAGGTCAGCGAGGACAAACAGAACGTGTTGCGGGCCTACGGCGCCGAAGTGGTGGTGTGCCCGACGGCCGTACCACCGGACGACCCGGCCAGCTACTACAGCGTCTCCAACCGGCTGGTCGAGGAGATCGAGGGCGCCTGGAAGCCGGATCAGTACTCCAACCCCGCGGGCCCCGAGAGTCATTACGAGACCACGGGTCCCGAGATCTGGGGCGACACCGACGGCCAGATCACCCATTTCGTCGCCGGGATTGGAACCGGCGGCACCATCACCGGCACCGGCCGCTACCTCAAAGAGGTATCGGAAGGCCGGGTTCAGATCATCGGCGCGGACCCCGAAGGTTCGGTGTATTCCGGCGGTACCGGCCGGCCGTATCTGGTGGAAGGCGTCGGCGAGGACTTCTGGCCGGCCGCCTACGACCCCAGCATTCCCGACGGCATCATCGCGGTCTCCGACGCGGATTCGTTCGACATGACCCGGCGCCTGGCCCGGGAGGAGGCGCTGCTGGTCGGTGGCTCCTGCGGGATGGCCGTGGTGGCGGCCGTCGAGACCGCCGTCAAAGCCGGCCCCGACTCACTGGTCGTCGTTCTGCTGCCCGACGGCGGGCGCGGCTACATGTCGAAGCTGTTCAATGACTCCTGGATGTCGTCCTACGGGTTCCTGCGATCCCGGCTGGACGGTTCGACGGTGCAACCCACGGTCGCCGACGTGCTGCGGGCCAAGTCGGGGGTGCTGCCGGACCTGGTGCACACCCATCCGGCCGAGACTCTGCGCGACGCCATCGGGATCCTGCGGGAGTACGGGGTATCGCAGATGCCCGTCGTCGGCGCCGAACCGCCGGTGATGGCCGGAGAGGTGGCCGGCAGCGTGTCCGAACGCGATCTGCTCTCCGCGGTGTTCGAGGGCCGCGCGAAGCTTGCCGACGCGGTGTCGCAGCACATGGGACCGCCGCTGCCGCTCATCGGGTCCGGCGAGGTCGTCGGCGTCGCCGCCACCACGTTGGCCGAGGTCGACGCGGTGATGGTGGTGGAGGACGGCAAACCGGTGGGCGTCATCACTCGCCACGACCTGTTGGGCTTTTTGTCCGACGGGCCACGCCGCCGATAA
- a CDS encoding RDD family protein, giving the protein MTDFPPPPQGNYPPPSGDFPSQGNYPPPPGNYPPPPGNYPPPPPGNYPPPPPGNYPPPPPGNYPPPPPGYGAYPGAVGNPVGQLPQEAYTSWLTRVGAYFIDFLPILVLYGIPSIIAGTTADRECITSSDGFACTVTPSSTGAALMFVGWLAALAYGIWNFGYRQGTTGSSIGKSVLKFKVVSEATGQPIGFGMSIVRQLAHIIDGAILCIGYLFPLWDAKRQTIADKIMTTVCLPIR; this is encoded by the coding sequence ATGACCGACTTTCCGCCGCCCCCGCAGGGCAACTACCCACCCCCGTCCGGTGACTTCCCGTCGCAGGGCAACTACCCGCCACCTCCCGGCAACTACCCGCCGCCTCCGGGTAACTACCCCCCGCCACCCCCGGGCAATTACCCGCCTCCGCCTCCCGGGAACTACCCCCCGCCGCCGCCGGGAAATTACCCGCCACCACCTCCGGGCTACGGCGCGTATCCGGGAGCGGTCGGAAACCCGGTGGGCCAGCTGCCGCAAGAGGCCTACACCTCATGGCTGACTCGCGTCGGCGCCTACTTCATCGACTTCCTTCCGATCCTGGTGCTCTACGGCATTCCGTCGATCATCGCCGGAACCACCGCCGACAGGGAGTGCATCACCAGCTCCGACGGATTCGCCTGCACGGTCACGCCGTCGAGCACCGGAGCGGCGCTGATGTTCGTCGGCTGGCTCGCCGCGCTGGCCTACGGGATCTGGAACTTCGGCTATCGGCAGGGCACCACCGGATCGAGCATCGGTAAGTCGGTGCTGAAGTTCAAGGTGGTCTCCGAAGCCACCGGCCAGCCCATCGGGTTCGGGATGTCGATCGTGCGCCAGTTGGCACACATCATCGACGGCGCGATCTTGTGCATCGGCTACCTGTTCCCGCTGTGGGACGCCAAACGTCAGACGATCGCTGACAAAATCATGACCACCGTCTGCTTGCCGATCCGTTGA
- a CDS encoding cystathionine gamma-synthase: protein MSQKQPHGNTGLSTTAIHAGFRPDPATGAVNVPIYASSTFAQDGVGGLRGGFEYARTGNPTRSALETALAAVERGRFGRAFGSGMAATDCALRSILRPGDHLIIPDDAYGGTFRLIDKVFTQWGVAHTPVALSDLDAVRGALTDKTRLIWVETPTNPLLSIADIAGIAAIGKEAGAKVLVDNTFASPALQQPLTLGADVVLHSTTKYIGGHSDVVGGALVTDNEELDAAFAFLQNGAGGVPGPFDAYLTLRGLKTLVLRMQRHSENAAVVAEFLNGHPAVSQVLYPGLPEHPGHDVAAAQMRGFGGMVSVRMRGGRAAAEKLCAGTEIFILAESLGGVESLIELPGAMTHASTAGSQLEVPDDLVRLSVGIEDIDDLIADLKQALD from the coding sequence TTGAGTCAGAAGCAACCCCACGGCAATACGGGCCTGTCCACTACTGCGATTCACGCCGGGTTCCGTCCGGATCCGGCAACCGGGGCCGTCAACGTACCGATCTACGCCAGCAGCACCTTCGCCCAAGACGGCGTCGGCGGTCTGCGTGGCGGATTCGAGTACGCGCGCACCGGCAATCCGACCCGGTCCGCACTGGAGACTGCGCTCGCCGCCGTGGAGCGCGGCCGATTCGGTCGGGCCTTCGGTTCGGGGATGGCCGCCACGGACTGCGCGTTGCGGTCGATCCTGCGCCCCGGCGATCATCTGATCATTCCCGACGACGCCTACGGGGGCACCTTCCGGCTGATCGACAAGGTTTTCACCCAGTGGGGGGTGGCACACACCCCGGTGGCGCTGTCCGACCTGGACGCGGTCCGCGGGGCACTTACGGACAAAACCAGGCTGATCTGGGTCGAGACCCCTACCAACCCGCTGCTGTCGATCGCCGACATCGCGGGCATCGCGGCCATCGGCAAAGAAGCCGGCGCAAAGGTCCTGGTGGACAACACCTTCGCCTCGCCCGCGCTGCAGCAGCCGCTGACGCTGGGCGCCGACGTGGTGTTGCATTCGACCACCAAATACATCGGCGGCCACTCCGACGTGGTGGGTGGCGCGCTGGTCACCGATAACGAAGAACTCGACGCGGCATTCGCGTTCCTGCAGAACGGGGCTGGCGGCGTACCTGGTCCCTTCGATGCCTACCTGACCCTGCGCGGCCTGAAGACCTTGGTGCTGCGGATGCAGCGGCACAGCGAGAACGCCGCCGTGGTCGCCGAATTCCTCAACGGGCATCCGGCAGTGAGCCAGGTGCTCTACCCGGGCCTGCCGGAGCACCCCGGCCACGATGTCGCCGCGGCGCAGATGCGCGGGTTCGGCGGCATGGTGTCGGTCCGGATGCGTGGTGGACGAGCCGCCGCCGAAAAGCTGTGCGCCGGAACCGAGATCTTCATCCTGGCCGAGTCGCTGGGCGGCGTGGAGTCACTGATCGAACTACCCGGCGCGATGACGCATGCCTCGACGGCGGGTTCGCAACTCGAGGTTCCCGACGACCTGGTGCGCCTGTCGGTGGGCATCGAGGACATCGATGACCTGATCGCCGACCTGAAGCAGGCGCTGGACTAA